The Dioscorea cayenensis subsp. rotundata cultivar TDr96_F1 chromosome 7, TDr96_F1_v2_PseudoChromosome.rev07_lg8_w22 25.fasta, whole genome shotgun sequence genome includes a region encoding these proteins:
- the LOC120264609 gene encoding transmembrane protein 87B, whose amino-acid sequence MLPRERNRLIHGLYLGFLLLLSCPSGTQASIHEYFNGAFTPRNNSFFFHGGSEGLYAAASGGNRTSFIRFESVVFKRPKESTSRYHAMQRNTGLVEAIVVEVRDRERIGGTYFNSELICCTPELRDKKICEAGEVIIKKSSDYQDWPVRIQTFFEGTDEEATMETKTVYINKTGMYYLYFMYCDPLLKGTTIKGRTVWRNPDGYLPGKMAPMMTFYGFMSLAYLMLGLIWFLKFVRYWKDILQLHYHITAVIALGMCEMAFWYFEYANFNSTGTRPIAITLWAVTFTAVKKTLSRLLLLVVSMGFGVVRPTLGGVSSKVAILGVVYFIASEALELVEHLGNVNDFTGKKRLFLVLPVALLDACFILWIFSSLSKTLEKLQLRRSVAKLDLYRKFTNALAVSVLLSVAWIGYELYFNATDPLSELWQWAWIIPAFWNASAYILLVVICILWAPSQNPTRYAYSEDTTDDFDEEGVPLTGSGVKTTGDIMSKLERKERKTTDHVFGLGDDLEEDKRE is encoded by the exons ATGCTTCCCAGAGAGAGGAATCGATTGATCCATGGCCTTTACTTAGGGTTTCTCCTTCTCCTCAGCTGCCCGTCGGGAACTCAAGCTTCGATCCATGAGTACTTCAATGGTGCTTTCACCCCTCGGAACAACTCCTTCTTCTTCCATGGTGGTAGTGAGGGTCTCTACGCAGCCGCTTCTGGTGGCAATCGCACTTCATTCATCAG GTTTGAATCTGTTGTCTTTAAAAGGCCAAAGGAATCAACATCTCGATATCATGCCATGCAACGAAATACAGGATTAGTGGAAGCCATAGTAGTGGAAGTTCGAGATCGTGAGAGGATAGGTGGTACATATTTCAATTCTGAGCTTATATGCTGTACGCCTGAACTTCGTGATAAAAAGATTTGTGAAGCTGGGGAGGTAATTATTAAGAAAAGTTCTGATTATCAAGATTGGCCAGTACGTATTCAGACCTTTTTTGAGGGGACAGATGAAGAAGCTACTATGGAAACCAAAActgtttatataaacaaaactgGGAtgtattatctttattttatgtattgTGACCCACTACTAAAAGGCACAACAATTAAAGGGAGGACTGTTTGGAGGAATCCAGATGGTTATCTGCCAGGAAAGATGGCGCCAATGATGACATTCTATGGTTTTATGTCTTTGGCATATCTTATGCTTGGCCTCATATGGTTTCTGAAGTTTGTACGATACTGGAAAGATATCTTGCAGCTTCACTACCATATTACAGCTGTGATTGCTCTAGGCATGTGTGAAATGGCTTTCTGGTACTTTGAATATGCAAACTTTAATTCTACTGGGACCCGGCCAATTGCTATTACACTATGGGCTGTGACTTTTACTGCTGTCAAAAAAACTTTATCTCGCCTTCTCCTTTTAGTGGTATCAATGGGTTTTGGCGTTGTCCGGCCAACATTGGGTGGGGTATCGTCCAAGGTTGCTATTCTTGGTGTGGTCTATTTTATTGCTTCAGAGGCACTTGAATTGGTTGAACATTTGGGTAATGTCAATGATTTTACTGGTAAAAAAAGGCTATTCCTGGTGTTGCCAGTTGCTCTTCTAGATGCATGCTTTATTCTCTGGATATTTTCTTCGCTATCAAAAACACTAGAAAAACTCCAG TTGCGAAGAAGTGTGGCCAAACTTGACCTATATCGGAAGTTCACCAATGCATTGGCTGTGTCTGTGCTTCTTTCTGTTGCTTGGATTGGTTATGAG TTGTATTTCAATGCAACTGATCCCTTGAGTGAACTTTGGCAATGGGCTTGGATCATACCTGCCTTTTGGAATGCTTCGGCATATATACTTCTTGTGGTTATCTGCATCCTCTGGGCTCCCTCCCAAAACCCAACCAG ATATGCATATTCAGAAGATACAACTGATGACTTTGATGAAGAGGGAGTTCCACTCACTGGCAGTGGTGTGAAGACAACAGGAGATATCATGAGTAAGCTCGAAAGAAAGGAACGGAAAACCACAGATCATGTATTTGGATTAGGTGATGACCTTGAGGAGGATAAACGCGAGTAG